One window of Entelurus aequoreus isolate RoL-2023_Sb linkage group LG06, RoL_Eaeq_v1.1, whole genome shotgun sequence genomic DNA carries:
- the LOC133651682 gene encoding uncharacterized protein LOC133651682, whose translation MTEVIFCWITEDCYFSFIEKFVCLSVMAEFLPDVDDVDEIAFDFDGRPYLFEPEYTDEELQEIEERTRRDGVGQQAEGTEPAAARLRNTGNWWCSCGCCVPLPTEEECLCCREWDLLQPAVFGDYPVDGTQRCVTSSEDFPSLINRAVLETFFHVPKINWKRRPRPQGENGQLSIDQCRLVAYRVVLEWALRGERLGRGNRRVLPRCIVMAIRSKYPSPTGTYTGFNEAEDIFNIL comes from the exons atgactgaagtgattttctgttggattaccgaagactgttattttagttttatagaaaagtttgtttgtttgtctgtcatggctgaatttttgcctgatgtggacgacGTGGATGAAATTGCATTTGATTTTGATGGCCGGCCGTATCTATTTGAGCCGGAGTACACAGATGAAGAGCTTCAAGAAATTGAAGAACGGACGAGGAGAGACGGAGTTGGGCAACAGGCAGAGGGCACGGAACCAGCTGCTGCAAGGCTGCGAAACACTGGAAACTGGTGGTGTTCCTGTGGGTGCTGTGTACCTTTGCCTACAGAGGAGGAATGCCTCTGTTGCAGGGAATGGGACCTTTTGCAGCCAGCTGTGTTTGGGGATTACCCAGTGGACGGTACACAACGCTGTGTAACGTCATCAGAGGATTTCCCCTCCTTGATCAACAGGGCAGTGCTAGAGACCTTCTTCCATgttcccaaaatcaactggaagagGCGGCCAAGACCACAGGGAGAAAACGGCCAGCTGTCTATTGA CCAATGCAGACTAGTGGCTTACCGTGTGGTGCTGGAGTGGGCGCTCAGAGGAGAGCGTCTAGGTCGTGGCAATAGGAGAGTGTTGCCTAGATGTATAGTTATGGCTATAAGAAGCAAGTACCCCTCTCCCACCGGCACTTACACTGGCTTCAACGAGGCAGAGGACATCttcaatatactgtaa